The Coffea arabica cultivar ET-39 chromosome 9e, Coffea Arabica ET-39 HiFi, whole genome shotgun sequence genome has a window encoding:
- the LOC140014691 gene encoding uncharacterized protein — MGMLKAIYKPAASNFKDWIDCFMKFEGNELTELTVVTMWLLWKSRNQSLFAGKTERAAQVGVYAKAFLQEYWNLLRRQGSRQYKEHTKWVAPEQSYLKINVDGAFSEQAAGVGLVVRNYLGQVEAAMAARVEGVHNAEHVECLAFLYALEFARDFGISHFLLEGDALNIVQKINSKEPDLSLIGHLIHGIRTMLHSFDFVKVSHVRRTNNVPAHIISKLSLSFKGRRVWFVNFTMPVTEAAIADLQ, encoded by the coding sequence ATGGGGATGCTGAAAGCAATTTACAAGCCTGCTGCATCAAATTTTAAGGACTGGATAGACTGTTTTATGAAATTTGAAGGAAATGAGTTAACAGAGCTCACGGTGGTGACGATGTGGTTGCTGTGGAAAAGTAGGAACCAGTCATTATTCGCGGGCAAGACGGAGCGTGCAGCACAGGTGGGCGTGTATGCTAAGGCATTCTTGCAAGAGTATTGGAACCTGCTAAGGAGACAAGGATCACGGCAATATAAGGAGCATACCAAATGGGTAGCACCAGAACAGAGCTATCTGAAAATTAATGTTGATGGAGCTTTTTCCGAACAAGCAGCTGGTGTTGGTTTAGTGGTGAGGAATTACTTGGGCCAAGTGGAGGCTGCAATGGCTGCAAGGGTAGAAGGAGTTCACAATGCAGAGCATGTGGAATGCTTGGCTTTTCTTTATGCTTTGGAGTTTGCAAGAGATTTTGGTATCTCGCACTTCTTGCTCGAAGGTGATGCATTAAATATTGTTCAAAAGATTAATAGCAAGGAACCTGATTTGTCTTTGATTGGCCATTTAATCCATGGCATCAGGACTATGCTgcattcttttgattttgttaaggTTAGCCATGTGAGGAGGACCAATAATGTCCCAGCTCATATCATCTCTAAGTTATCGTTATCTTTCAAGGGACGTAGGGTCTGGTTTGTAAACTTTACCATGCCGGTTACTGAGGCCGCTATTGCTGATTTGCAATGA
- the LOC140004397 gene encoding uncharacterized protein, with amino-acid sequence MERACYYFPVGLLLATSLLAVGTGDIITDQSALAAFKNHIVSDPHLIVTKNWSISSSVCDWIGVTCDSSHHRVVALNISNMGFAGTIPPQLGNLSFLVSLDMSNNSFHGHLPEGMSHLHRLSFMALSNNNLTGEIPSWLGVLERLQYLSLRNNSFVGHLLANTCDNVPNLKELDLSWNQLRGRILSGLSNCSGLESLDLSSNQFNGYVPKAVGNLKMLEELHLGNNSLEGSIPEEIGNLQSLRVLSIERSNLSGSIPREIGNLTMLEEVDFFNNSLTGPIPNEIGNLLKLESLNLDENSLSGSIPVWIFNMSTLRELYLSYNHLSGVLPSNMCHGLHNLEAILLGGNNFSGAIPATISNCSKLTGIFLGGNKFSGPIPNSIGNLRRLEFLSLSGNNLTSESSSPELGLFTSLTGCISLMDISVGDNPLNGVLPRSIGNLSISVELLDVGNSGLRGNIPDSIGNLSNLIFLGLGDNSWTGSVPTAIRGLQKLQYLDLSNISLTGPLSRGLCGLQSLEVLYLTQNQISGSIPGCFNNLTSLQYLNIAFNRLTSTLPLWDLKGLKWVNLSSNLLRGPLAPEMGELKNLTRLDLSNNQFSGKIPSTIWSLESLDRLSLANNSLQGSIPDNF; translated from the exons ATGGAGAGAGCATGCTATTACTTTCCTGTAGGACTTTTATTAGCCACTTCTCTGTTAGCCGTGGGCACAGGCGATATCATAACTGATCAATCTGCCCTTGCAGCTTTCAAAAATCACATAGTTTCTGATCCTCACTTAATCGTGACCAAAAATTGGTCCATTTCTTCCTCTGTCTGCGATTGGATCGGAGTTACATGTGACTCTAGTCATCATAGAGTGGTTGCCTTGAATATTTCTAACATGGGTTTTGCAGGCACGATTCCTCCACAACTGGGAAACctttctttccttgtttctcTCGACATGAGCAACAACAGTTTTCATGGTCATTTGCCAGAAGGAATGTCTCATTTGCATCGACTAAGTTTCATGGCTCTAAGCAACAACAATCTCACGGGAGAAATTCCATCATGGTTGGGTGTCTTGGAGAGACTTCAGTACCTGTCCCTAAGAAACAATTCGTTTGTTGGCCATCTTCTTGCTAACACATGCGACAATGTTCCAAATCTAAAAGAGCTCGATCTGTCTTGGAATCAATTGAGAGGCCGAATACTATCAGGTTTATCAAACTGCTCCGGACTCGAGTCGTTAGATTTGTCATCCAACCAGTTCAATGGTTACGTACCAAAAGCGGTGGGGAACTTGAAAATGCTTGAGGAGCTACATCTCGGCAATAACAGTTTGGAAG GTAGCATTCCGGAAGAGATAGGCAATCTCCAGAGCTTGAGGGTCTTGTCCATAGAAAGAAGCAATTTGAGTGGATCAATACCCAGAGAAATCGGAAACCTAACTATGCTTGAAGAAGTAGATTTTTTTAATAACAGCCTTACAG GTCCGATTCCAAATGAGATTGGCAACTTGCTCAAATTGGAGAGCCTTAACTTGGATGAGAATAGCTTAAGTGGTTCGATACCAGTTTGGATCTTCAACATGTCAACTCTGAGGGAACTCTACCTTTCTTACAATCATTTATCTGGCGTTCTTCCATCAAATATGTGCCATGGCCTACACAATTTGGAAGCTATTCTTCTTGGTGGGAATAACTTCAGCGGAGCCATACCCGCCACTATCTCAAACTGTTCGAAACTAACTGGAATATTTCTTGGTGGTAACAAATTCAGCGGTCCAATTCCCAATTCCATTGGAAATTTGAGACGCCTCGAATTTCTCTCTCTGTCTGGTAACAATTTGACAAGTGAATCTTCATCCCCAGAATTGGGCCTCTTCACTTCCCTCACAGGTTGCATCTCTTTAATGGATATCAGTGTGGGAGACAATCCGTTAAATGGGGTTCTTCCGAGATCCATCGGGAATCTTTCTATTTCTGTTGAACTGTTGGATGTAGGGAACAGTGGACTCAGGGGGAACATTCCAGACAGCATTGGAAACTTGagcaatttaatttttttgggtcTAGGTGACAATAGCTGGACTGGATCAGTTCCGACTGCGATACGGGGTTTGCAAAAGCTTCAGTATTTGGATCTTAGCAATATTTCCCTCACTGGTCCGCTCTCTCGTGGTCTCTGTGGATTGCAGAGTTTGGAGGTTTTATACCTAACTCAAAATCAGATTAGCGGTTCAATTCCGGGATGTTTCAATAACCTTACATCTTTGCAATATCTTAACATAGCTTTCAATAGATTAACCTCTACTCTGCCCTTGTGGGATCTTAAAGGTCTCAAGTGGGTCAACTTGTCGTCGAATTTATTGAGAGGACCCTTGGCTCCAGAGATGGGAGAATTAAAGAATTTGACAAGGTTAGACTTGTCAAACAACCAGTTTTCAGGCAAAATCCCCAGCACCATTTGGAGTTTAGAGAGTTTGGACCGCCTTTCTTTAGCAAACAACAGCTTGCAAGGATCAATTCCGGACAACTTTTGA